In Haliaeetus albicilla chromosome 18, bHalAlb1.1, whole genome shotgun sequence, one genomic interval encodes:
- the CIMIP2C gene encoding ciliary microtubule inner protein 2C, whose product MRYPQGPQTVMACQAGDWDPYPCTPLRTRFSLDGGRSQELSRFYQLTQQHREFYRDKSGMLYVLPYFVLPSKEKERYPHPLDLPALSVKTRWHLLRVSPVNLRTYQTFPSGKRVTSQERETRDSFFEYRA is encoded by the exons ATGAGATACCCCCAGGGTCCCCAGACCGTGATGGCATGCCAAGCAGGGGACTGGGACCCGTACCCGTGCACCCCACTGCGCACCCGTTTCAGCCTGGACGGCGGTCGATCCCAGGAGCTGAGCAGGTTTTACCAG CTGACCCAGCAGCATCGTGAGTTTTACCGGGACAAGAGCGGGATGCTGTATGTCCTTCCCTACTTTGTGCTGCCCTcgaaggaaaaggagagataTCCTCATCCACTCGACCT CCCAGCGCTCAGTGTGAAGACCCGCTGGCATTTGCTGCGAGTGTCCCCGGTGAACCTGCGGACCTACCAGACCTTCCCCTCGGGGAAGAGAGTCACCTCCCAAGAGAGAGAGACCCGAGACAGCTTTTTCGAGTACCGAGCCTAA